From one uncultured Paludibacter sp. genomic stretch:
- a CDS encoding Response regulator receiver protein encodes MNSKIPAYLYEKSNIIRLILFTSVFALLFINIFQPFGSRTWYPNVSDFKYFVFSSLIILTGMLVVVISRMIMYYHTKKHSIAYWQFILWIFAEVFTMSLFYSLFSKFIPKEGMNRDFMDIMHQSAINTSLVLLLPYSILWLYFSWREKNAMLQNIEQKETTPDTQTKNLIPFLDEKGELKISVMLENLLYIDSADNYATIHYLNKSKISHYLIRNSLKWMEENIVKETPLVRCHRSYIVNLDQVKVLRKTKTGIFLELDAENTPDIPVSKTYYERFMSKFSQYSV; translated from the coding sequence ATGAATTCCAAAATTCCGGCATATTTATACGAAAAAAGCAATATTATCCGTCTGATATTGTTCACATCGGTATTCGCTTTGTTGTTTATCAATATTTTTCAGCCGTTCGGCTCACGCACGTGGTATCCGAATGTGTCCGACTTCAAGTATTTTGTCTTCTCCAGTTTGATTATTCTTACCGGAATGTTGGTGGTAGTTATCAGCCGTATGATAATGTATTACCACACAAAGAAACATTCCATTGCTTATTGGCAATTTATTCTGTGGATTTTTGCCGAAGTTTTTACTATGTCGCTATTTTATTCCTTATTTTCCAAATTTATTCCCAAAGAAGGAATGAACCGCGATTTTATGGATATTATGCATCAAAGCGCCATTAACACCAGTTTGGTTTTACTGCTTCCCTACTCTATTTTATGGCTTTATTTTTCGTGGCGCGAAAAAAACGCTATGTTGCAAAATATTGAACAAAAAGAAACCACTCCCGACACACAAACCAAAAACCTGATTCCATTTCTTGATGAAAAAGGGGAACTGAAAATATCGGTTATGCTCGAAAATCTGCTCTATATCGATTCCGCCGATAATTACGCCACCATTCACTATTTGAACAAATCGAAAATTTCGCACTATTTGATACGCAATTCACTTAAATGGATGGAAGAAAACATTGTAAAAGAAACTCCGCTGGTGCGCTGCCACCGTTCTTATATTGTAAATTTAGACCAGGTAAAGGTTTTGCGTAAAACCAAAACAGGCATTTTTCTCGAACTCGATGCCGAAAATACGCCCGATATTCCCGTTTCAAAAACCTATTACGAACGGTTTATGAGCAAATTCTCCCAATATTCAGTGTAA
- the patB gene encoding Cystathionine beta-lyase PatB — MKYNFDELIDRRNTGAIKIELCEKIFGTADVLPLWVADMDFRTPQFILDAVNERCNHPILGYSMPCEDYFKSILNWIEYLHHWKVERDWLGFLPGIVPGLAFAVNAFTQYNDEIIIQPPVYPPFMNVPSKNHRKIVYNPLKVVDGRFEMDFDDLERKITGRTRLFILCNPHNPGGRAWDEETLKHLAEICYKHGILVVSDEIHSDMALPDNKHIPFASVSELAEQNSVTYMAPSKTFNMAGLISSSYIIPNKETRKNFSEFLENSELANGNIFAYVAAKAAYSNGKEWLGEMLQYVQGNVDYVIDFLKNNVPQIKPMIPQASFLIWLDCSGMNMSTNELQDFMVHKAGLGLNKGTTFGPGGEQHLRLNVGCPRSILVEAMEKLKKAVDKYK; from the coding sequence ATGAAATACAATTTTGATGAATTAATTGACCGTCGCAATACAGGTGCGATAAAGATTGAATTGTGTGAGAAAATTTTTGGAACTGCGGATGTACTTCCTCTTTGGGTGGCTGATATGGATTTTCGTACGCCCCAGTTTATCTTAGATGCTGTGAATGAACGTTGTAACCATCCGATTTTAGGATATTCTATGCCTTGTGAAGATTATTTTAAAAGCATCCTGAACTGGATAGAATATCTTCATCATTGGAAAGTAGAACGAGATTGGTTGGGTTTTTTACCCGGCATTGTTCCCGGACTGGCATTTGCTGTAAATGCTTTTACACAATATAATGATGAAATTATTATACAACCTCCGGTTTATCCGCCATTTATGAATGTTCCTTCTAAAAATCACCGTAAAATTGTATATAATCCGTTGAAAGTGGTAGATGGACGCTTCGAAATGGATTTTGATGATTTGGAACGTAAGATAACGGGGCGTACGCGGTTGTTTATTCTCTGCAACCCGCACAATCCGGGTGGACGTGCCTGGGATGAAGAAACCTTAAAACATCTTGCTGAAATTTGTTACAAACACGGAATTTTAGTAGTTTCGGACGAAATTCATTCCGATATGGCTCTTCCCGACAATAAACACATTCCCTTTGCATCTGTCTCGGAATTAGCAGAACAAAACAGCGTAACCTATATGGCGCCAAGTAAAACCTTTAATATGGCGGGTTTAATCAGCTCATCATACATTATTCCAAATAAAGAAACACGCAAGAATTTCAGTGAGTTTCTTGAAAATTCGGAATTGGCTAACGGAAATATTTTTGCTTATGTTGCAGCCAAGGCGGCATATTCCAATGGAAAAGAATGGTTGGGAGAAATGTTGCAATATGTGCAAGGAAATGTAGATTATGTGATTGATTTCTTGAAAAATAATGTGCCTCAAATTAAACCGATGATTCCGCAAGCATCGTTCCTTATTTGGTTAGATTGTTCCGGTATGAATATGAGTACGAATGAGTTACAAGATTTTATGGTACATAAGGCAGGGTTAGGATTGAATAAAGGAACCACATTTGGTCCCGGTGGAGAGCAACATTTACGTTTGAATGTGGGTTGTCCCCGAAGCATTCTTGTAGAAGCGATGGAAAAATTGAAAAAGGCGGTTGATAAATATAAATAA
- a CDS encoding Putative integrase/recombinase y4qK (fragment) (Evidence 3 : Putative function from multiple computational evidences) translates to MIWHRLQIFASEGKKDRYTLLSEKTLITLRQYFAEYKPNEWLFEGEEGGQYSTGSIYGILKKALHNAKINKKVSIHSLRHSFATHLLEAGTDLRYIPSLLGHSSSKTTEIYTHITTKGFDQIKNPLDKLDI, encoded by the coding sequence ATGATTTGGCACAGATTACAAATTTTCGCAAGCGAAGGGAAAAAAGATCGTTATACTTTGTTAAGTGAAAAAACTTTAATAACTTTACGACAATATTTTGCTGAATATAAACCCAATGAGTGGTTGTTCGAGGGCGAAGAAGGCGGGCAATATTCCACAGGTAGTATATACGGTATTTTAAAAAAAGCACTNCACAACGCTAAAATAAATAAGAAAGTTAGTATTCACAGTTTGCGCCACAGTTTTGCAACTCATTTATTAGAAGCCGGAACAGATTTAAGATATATACCGAGTTTACTGGGACATTCGAGCAGTAAAACCACGGAGATTTATACTCATATCACAACAAAAGGTTTTGACCAGATAAAGAATCCGTTGGATAAATTAGATATTTGA
- a CDS encoding conserved hypothetical protein (Evidence 4 : Unknown function but conserved in other organisms): MDFVXQRRINQXQFLQSGEEIEVGEKQNLPLPLDELLKIDKNSXYVEKEFSSGLTAXVYKIKIDNRCYTLKRKREKILVLNDDGQTSFLNEIQRRRDFERLKQKEPEKFTGIVDTVYASLNQGIILSEWIEGXXITKFXEFIFESIYSTLFEVEKNGLFECDLSSPNLLVDEKNIVHFFDFGYMYPYNPLIHFNSDGEENPIFHMAERLESRFLMQYLLDLENIEGQEKVLEIFKTAKAVALKYYRKKLNWLQENKADEDIIHWQKQFILLWENGLKSEDNLLKVYELESFRSYVLDVHDDLSGKSCTKATLQKVDKILRKIETNYEFLKENNGFFWGDEKLSKSQLLDKYRNWQQEAILYQLK; the protein is encoded by the coding sequence ATGGATTTTGTTCANCAAAGGAGAATAAACCAANTTCAATTTTTGCAAAGTGGAGAGGAAATTGAGGTNGGAGAGAAGCAAAATCTTCCTTTGCCGTTAGATGAACTTTTGAAAATAGATAAAAATTCTTNTTACGTTGAAAAAGAATTTTCGTCGGGATTAACGGCGNATGTGTATAAAATAAAGATTGATAATCGGTGTTATACGCTAAAAAGAAAGCGGGAGAAAATTTTAGTACTGAATGATGACGGACAAACTTCTTTTTTGAATGAAATACAACGAAGGCGGGATTTTGAACGGTTGAAACAAAAAGAACCGGAAAAATTTACAGGTATTGTAGATACTGTTTATGCAAGTTTGAATCAGGGAATTATTTTATCCGAATGGATTGAAGGCNAATTNATTACTAAATTTTNCGAATTTATTTTTGAAAGTATTTACAGCACGCTCTTTGAAGTGGAAAAAAACGGATTGTTCGAGTGTGATTTGTCTTCGCCCAATTTATTAGTGGATGAAAAAAACATCGTTCATTTTTTTGATTTTGGATACATGTATCCTTACAATCCACTCATACATTTTAATTCCGATGGAGAGGAAAATCCGATATTTCATATGGCGGAACGTTTGGAAAGCCGTTTTTTGATGCAGTATTTATTGGATTTGGAGAATATCGAAGGACAAGAAAAAGTGTTGGAGATTTTCAAAACAGCAAAAGCAGTCGCATTAAAATATTATCGGAAAAAATTGAATTGGTTGCAGGAAAACAAAGCGGATGAGGATATAATTCATTGGCAAAAACAATTTATTCTATTGTGGGAAAACGGTTTAAAAAGTGAGGATAATCTGCTTAAAGTGTACGAGTTAGAATCGTTTCGTTCTTATGTGTTGGATGTTCACGATGATTTAAGCGGAAAAAGCTGCACGAAAGCTACTTTGCAAAAGGTGGATAAAATTCTCCGAAAAATAGAAACCAATTACGAGTTTTTGAAAGAGAACAACGGTTTCTTTTGGGGTGATGAAAAATTAAGTAAATCGCAATTATTGGATAAATATAGAAACTGGCAACAAGAAGCTATTTTATATCAATTAAAGTAA
- a CDS encoding hypothetical protein (Evidence 5 : Unknown function), whose product MWNKKSGIHPPSFQELILNFQPFPADALNDIWLIFLFLMDDAAQSVNTQLEIK is encoded by the coding sequence TTGTGGAATAAAAAAAGCGGAATACATCCGCCTTCATTTCAAGAACTCATCTTAAATTTTCAACCATTTCCCGCTGACGCTTTGAATGATATTTGGCTTATTTTTTTATTTCTGATGGACGATGCCGCTCAAAGTGTCAATACCCAATTAGAGATAAAATAA
- a CDS encoding conserved hypothetical protein (Evidence 4 : Unknown function but conserved in other organisms) — protein MKNNSNYNKSLKLFARELRNDSTLGEVILWEKILKAKGTGYQFNRQYPLKIDGLEIIVDFICRQLKLIIEVDGFSHNYKQQEDINRDELLLKEGYTVLRVSEKSVRYEIDNAIIQIENAINSLVNM, from the coding sequence GTGAAAAATAACTCCAATTATAATAAATCATTAAAATTATTTGCAAGAGAACTAAGAAATGATTCTACTTTAGGAGAAGTTATTCTTTGGGAAAAAATATTAAAAGCAAAAGGAACCGGTTATCAATTTAACCGACAATATCCACTAAAAATAGATGGATTAGAAATTATTGTGGACTTTATTTGCCGGCAATTAAAATTAATAATTGAGGTTGATGGTTTTTCACATAATTACAAACAACAAGAAGATATAAACAGAGATGAATTGTTATTGAAAGAAGGTTATACTGTTTTAAGAGTTAGTGAAAAATCTGTAAGATACGAAATTGATAATGCTATAATACAAATTGAAAACGCAATAAATTCTTTAGTAAATATGTGA
- the hisB gene encoding Histidine biosynthesis bifunctional protein HisB (Includes: Histidinol-phosphatase; Imidazoleglycerol-phosphate dehydratase) has translation MPTSAKKILFIDRDGTLIAEPPATYQIDTLEQLEFLPFVLRNLYFITQKTDFELVMVTNQDGLGTDVYPQEHFDVVQSKLLQTLKNEGIEFDKIFIDVSTEDNPLPTRKPGTAMLTEFFTDEYDLKNSFVIGDRITDVKLAKNLGCRAIFLNSDENILIENGLNDVCALQTTDWNKISEFLFAGERKATVHRKTNETDVFVELNLDGSGKSNVSTGLRFFDHMLDQIGRHSGCDLTVKVKGDLEVDEHHTIEDTAIALGEAIYQALGSKRGIERYGFALPMDDCLCVIALDFGGRPWLVFNAEFKRDYVGDFPTEMFLHFFKSLSDAAKMNLTIKVAGDNEHHKIEAIFKAFAKAIKMAIKRDIFNYELPSTKGSL, from the coding sequence ATGCCTACATCCGCCAAAAAAATCCTCTTCATCGACCGAGACGGAACATTAATTGCAGAACCTCCTGCAACTTATCAGATAGACACATTGGAACAGTTGGAGTTTCTTCCGTTTGTACTTCGCAACCTGTATTTCATTACACAAAAAACCGATTTTGAGCTGGTTATGGTTACCAATCAGGACGGTTTGGGAACAGATGTTTATCCGCAGGAACATTTTGATGTGGTACAAAGCAAACTGCTGCAAACGCTTAAAAACGAAGGGATTGAATTCGATAAGATATTTATTGATGTTTCTACCGAAGATAATCCGCTTCCCACACGTAAACCCGGTACGGCTATGCTGACCGAGTTTTTTACCGATGAATATGATTTGAAAAATTCTTTTGTAATCGGCGATAGGATTACAGATGTAAAATTGGCAAAAAACTTGGGTTGTAGAGCTATCTTTTTAAATTCCGATGAAAATATTTTAATAGAAAACGGTTTGAATGATGTTTGCGCTCTTCAAACTACCGATTGGAATAAAATTTCCGAATTCCTTTTCGCGGGGGAAAGAAAAGCGACCGTGCATAGAAAAACCAACGAGACCGATGTGTTTGTAGAACTGAATTTGGACGGCTCGGGCAAATCGAATGTAAGCACGGGATTACGCTTTTTTGACCACATGTTAGATCAAATCGGACGTCATTCGGGCTGCGATTTAACGGTAAAAGTAAAAGGCGATTTGGAAGTGGACGAACATCACACCATAGAAGATACTGCCATTGCTTTGGGAGAAGCTATTTATCAAGCGTTAGGCAGCAAACGCGGCATTGAACGCTACGGCTTTGCATTGCCTATGGATGATTGTTTGTGTGTGATAGCGTTGGATTTTGGAGGTCGTCCGTGGTTGGTATTTAATGCAGAGTTTAAGCGCGATTATGTTGGCGATTTTCCTACCGAAATGTTTCTTCATTTCTTCAAATCGTTGAGCGATGCCGCAAAAATGAATCTAACCATCAAAGTAGCAGGCGACAATGAACACCATAAAATAGAAGCCATTTTCAAAGCATTTGCCAAAGCCATTAAAATGGCAATAAAACGCGATATTTTTAATTACGAATTACCAAGCACAAAGGGAAGTTTATAG
- a CDS encoding conserved hypothetical protein (Evidence 4 : Unknown function but conserved in other organisms) has product MNLNYSQRFTKLNSVFQLGVSTHLEDSDVDIRFFTFKSSLMSVNNTVISETDEEINENLSFSYPVFIPAKKRRSDKAILLLHGLNERSWNKYLTWAEYLCVATGKPVILFPIAFHINRSPKSWSNPRALQNILHLRRQRNSNDRSISYANVILSERLSENPFLFYTSGRQSLFDLIQLFEEIKAGKHPFFKENTQLDIFSYSIGAFLAQITLMTDLNHLFSDSKLFMFCGGSIFSKMYGVSRSIMDKNAYENLHRYFIFSFDTDTNLNWNRDKIFDSFYSMISPERDLEKRTSFFHQKSDRIKGILLKQDVVIPYIGVQEALGKDITEANTKLMDFSFSYTHENPFPVGKNIDSQAVNDAFLRVFSQAAAFLA; this is encoded by the coding sequence ATGAACCTGAACTATTCACAACGTTTTACAAAACTCAATTCAGTATTTCAATTAGGCGTTTCCACGCATCTGGAAGATTCTGATGTCGATATCCGTTTTTTCACGTTTAAGAGCTCGTTAATGTCGGTAAATAACACCGTTATAAGTGAAACCGATGAAGAAATAAATGAGAATTTGTCTTTTTCTTATCCTGTGTTTATTCCGGCAAAAAAACGTCGTTCGGACAAGGCGATTTTACTTCTTCATGGATTAAATGAACGGAGTTGGAATAAATACCTGACGTGGGCGGAATATCTGTGTGTTGCCACCGGAAAACCCGTGATACTTTTTCCCATTGCTTTTCATATCAACCGTTCTCCAAAATCATGGTCTAATCCCCGTGCGTTGCAGAATATTCTCCATTTACGTCGCCAGCGAAACAGTAACGACCGTTCCATAAGTTATGCAAATGTAATTTTAAGCGAGCGATTAAGCGAAAATCCGTTTTTGTTTTACACTTCGGGCAGGCAAAGTTTATTTGATTTAATACAACTGTTTGAAGAAATCAAAGCAGGGAAACATCCCTTTTTTAAAGAAAATACACAACTGGATATTTTTTCGTATTCAATTGGCGCTTTTCTGGCTCAAATTACGCTGATGACCGATTTGAATCATCTTTTTTCCGATTCGAAACTCTTTATGTTTTGTGGCGGAAGCATTTTTAGTAAAATGTACGGGGTTTCAAGAAGTATTATGGATAAGAATGCGTACGAAAATTTACATCGTTATTTTATTTTTTCTTTCGATACAGATACAAATTTGAATTGGAACAGGGATAAAATTTTCGATTCATTTTACAGTATGATTTCACCTGAACGGGATTTGGAGAAACGTACTTCGTTTTTCCATCAAAAATCCGACAGGATTAAAGGTATTTTACTTAAACAGGATGTTGTAATTCCTTACATTGGCGTACAGGAAGCATTGGGAAAGGATATTACCGAAGCAAATACCAAATTAATGGATTTCTCATTTTCATACACGCACGAAAATCCATTCCCTGTAGGCAAAAATATTGATTCTCAAGCGGTAAACGATGCTTTTCTTCGGGTTTTTTCGCAGGCGGCAGCATTTTTGGCATAA